In a single window of the Patagioenas fasciata isolate bPatFas1 chromosome 22, bPatFas1.hap1, whole genome shotgun sequence genome:
- the LOC136111766 gene encoding keratin, type I cytoskeletal 19-like: protein MSCSIKQTTGSLRGRTSGGSCVIGGGGGGGGARISSVSSGRYTTCGIGGSRGFSGRSYCGGVNYGGGLSTGSVVGGNYGGGLGAAVLGGCSGMGFSGGSARFGGGMGGGLGIGLGGGVGGGGFAGDGILLSGDEKVTMQNLNDRLASYLDKVRCLEQENADLECRIREWYAKQGPFCEPRDYSCYYKEIEDLQNQIVCATIDNNKIILNIDNSRMTADDFRVKYETELALRQSVEADINGLRQVLDQLTLCRSDLEAQLESLREELCCLKKNHEEEMNCLRKQSTGDVSVEVNACPGPDLRKILEEMRCQYETLIERNRKEVEDWYECKIEEVNREVITSGQEVETCNNQVTDLRRQLQALEIDLQAQLSQRDNLESSLAETECRYNNHLAELQSQISCVEQQLADLRAEMECQNQEYKILLDVKCRLEQEIHTYRCLLEGGQQDLIQQGGIGQSSGLGGGVARTSGIGGGGIIRTSHTYTSSAQIPTCAAAEIQVPCRRICD from the exons ATGAGTTGTAGTATTAAGCAGACAACGGGCTCTCTCAGGGGCAGGACCAGCGGCGGCAGCTGCGTGATCGgtggcggtggtggtggtggcggaGCGCGGATCTCCTCGGTCTCCTCTGGAAGATACACGACTTGCGGGATAGGTGGTAGCCGAGGGTTCTCTGGTAGAAGCTACTGCGGTGGTGTGAATTACGGAGGAGGGCTGAGCACCGGCAGCGTGGTTGGGGGAAACTATGGAGGCGGCTTAGGAGCCGCCGTCCTCGGAGGATGTTCAGGCATGGGATTCAGCGGTGGCAGCGCTCGCTTCGGCGGTGGCATGGGAGGTGGCCTTGGGATCGGGCTTGGTGGAGGGGTAGGTGGAGGTGGTTTTGCTGGTGATGGCATTCTTCTTTCTGGTGACGAAAAGGTCACCATGCAGAACCTTAACGACCGCCTGGCTTCTTACCTGGACAAGGTGAGATGCCTGGAACAAGAAAACGCTGACCTGGAGTGCAGGATCAGGGAGTGGTACGCCAAGCAGGGCCCCTTTTGTGAGCCCCGGGACTACAGCTGCTATTATAAAGAGATCGAAGACCTGCAGAATCAG ATTGTCTGCGCAACCATAGACAACAACAAGATCATTCTGAACATCGATAACAGCAGGATGACAGCCGACGACTTCCGAGTGAA GTACGAGACGGAGCTGGCCCTTCGCCAGAGCGTGGAGGCCGACATCAACGGCTTACGCCAAGTCCTGGACCAGCTGACGCTCTGCAGGTCGGACCTGGAGGCGCAGCTGGAGTCGCTGCGGGAGGAGCTTTGCTGCCTCAAGAAGAACCACGAGGAG GAAATGAACTGTCTGAGGAAGCAATCGACTGGAGATGTGAGCGTGGAGGTCAATGCCTGTCCCGGCCCAGACCTCAGAAAGATCCTGGAGGAGATGAGGTGTCAGTATGAAACGCTGATCGAGCGCAATCGCAAAGAAGTCGAGGATTGGTATGAGTGCAAG ATTGAGGAGGTGAATCGGGAGGTGATTACAAGCGGACAGGAGGTGGAGACGTGCAACAACCAGGTTACGGATCTGAGACGCCAATTGCAAGCCTTGGAGATCGATCTCCAGGCTCAGCTCAGCCAG AGGGACAACCTGGAGTCCTCGCTGGCTGAGACAGAGTGTCGCTACAACAACCACCTTGCTGAGCTCCAGAGCCAGATCTCGTGCGTGGAGCAGCAGCTGGCGGATCTGCGGGCAGAGATGGAGTGTCAGAACCAGGAGTACAAGATCCTGCTGGACGTCAAGTGCCGTCTGGAGCAGGAGATCCACACGTACCGCTGCCTGCTGGAGGGCGGACAGCAGGACCTCAT TCAGCAAGGAGGAATTGGTCAGTCTTCGGGTCTAGGAGGAGGAGTTGCAAGAACAAGTGGAATAGGAGGAGGAGGTATCATTAGAACAAGCCACACTTACACGTCGTCTGCCCAGATACCAACCTGTGCAGCTGCGGAGATACAAG TGCCCTGCAGAAGGATTTGTGATTAA
- the LOC136111775 gene encoding keratin, type I cytoskeletal 19-like, whose translation MSCNIKETITVSSKGRSSGGSCIIGGGGGARISSYGIGSGRGFSGRSYCGGVNYGGGLSVGSLAGGSYGGGNCYGNGLGFGLGGGVVVGGLGGDCLLSSCDEKVTMQNLNDRLASYLDKVKCLEKENAELECRIREWYATQGLSCEPRDYSCYYKEIEDLQNQIVCATIDNNKIILDIDNSRMAADDFRVKYETELALRQSVEADINGLRQVLDQLTLCRSDLEAQLESLREELCCLKKNHEEEMNCLRKQSTGDVSVEVNACPGPDLRQILEDLRCQYETLIARNRKEVEDWYECKIEEVNWEVITSGQEVETCNNQVTELRRQLQALEIDLQAQLSQRNNLESSLAETECQYNTLLGELQNQITCVEQQLAEIRAEIECQNQEYKTLLDVKCRLEQEIQTYRCLLEGGQQDLIHGGGIGVGTGVGGGVIRTSHTYTTTTASHCQPQVPPCKTGDIQVTCRRICD comes from the exons ATGAGTTGCAACATTAAGGAGACGATTACGGTGTCTAGCAAAGGCAGGAGCAGTGGTGGCAGCTGTAtcattggtggtggtggtggagcaCGGATTTCTTCCTATGGGATAGGCAGTGGCAGAGGTTTTTCTGGAAGGAGCTACTGCGGTGGAGTGAATTATGGAGGGGGACTGAGTGTTGGTAGCTTGGCTGGTGGGAGCTATGGAGGTGGCAACTGCTATGGCAATGGCCTCGGTTTTGGCCTCGGAGGTGGCGTGGTCGTTGGTGGTCTTGGTGGCGACTGTTTGCTGTCGTCCTGCGATGAGAAGGTCACCATGCAAAATCTCAACGACCGCCTGGCTTCCTACCTGGACAAGGTGAAGTGCTTGGAGAAGGAAAACGCTGAGCTGGAGTGCAGGATCAGAGAGTGGTACGCGACACAGGGCCTGTCCTGTGAGCCCCGGGACTACAGCTGCTATTACAAAGAAATCGAAGATCTTCAAAATCAG ATTGTCTGCGCAACCATCGATAACAACAAGATCATTCTGGACATCGATAACAGCAGGATGGCCGCTGATGACTTCCGAGTGAA GTACGAGACGGAGCTGGCCCTTCGCCAGAGCGTGGAGGCCGACATCAACGGCTTACGCCAAGTCCTGGACCAGCTGACGCTCTGCAGGTCGGACCTGGAGGCGCAGCTGGAGTCGCTGCGGGAGGAGCTTTGCTGCCTCAAGAAGAACCACGAGGAG GAAATGAACTGCCTGAGGAAGCAATCGACTGGAGACGTGAGCGTGGAGGTCAATGCCTGCCCTGGACCAGATCTCAGGCAAATCTTGGAGGATTTGAGATGCCAGTATGAAACGCTGATAGCGCGCAACCGCAAGGAAGTGGAGGATTGGTACGAGTGCAAG ATTGAGGAGGTGAATTGGGAGGTGATTACAAGCGGTCAGGAGGTGGAGACGTGCAACAACCAGGTTACGGAACTGAGACGCCAATTGCAAGCCTTGGAGATCGATCTGCAAGCTCAGCTCAGCCAG AGAAATAATCTGGAATCCTCTCTGGCTGAGACCGAGTGCCAGTACAACACGCTGCTCGGTGAGCTGCAGAACCAGATCACGTGCGTGGAGCAGCAATTGGctgaaatcagagcagaaatcgAGTGCCAGAACCAAGAATACAAGACCTTGTTGGATGTCAAGTGCCGTCTGGAGCAGGAGATTCAGACCTACCGGTGCTTGTTGGAAGGAGGACAGCAGGACCTCAT TCACGGCGGCGGAATCGGAGTGGGAACCGGTGTAGGAGGAGGCGTCATTCGGACGAGTCACACCTACACTACAACTACAGCGTCCCACTGCCAGCCCCAGGTCCCACCCTGCAAGACTGGAGATATACAAG tgacCTGCAGAAGAATTTGTGATTAA